In Planctobacterium marinum, the DNA window GGGCCGCTTTCATAGACCAGTGAGTGACTGTCGGCGGACCAATGTAAGTTTTTTAGTTGTTTGGTACTCAACACACGTCGATGACTATCGGTGGACAGACTGTAATGCCAAATTTCTAGCCTGTTAGCCTTAGCCAACGTATAGGCAAGGTGTTTACCATCAGGGGATAGTATTACGTTTTGTAATTCCGGAGACTGGCTGAACAATTCGCGGGCCATCAGTGGTGCTTTTACTGCAGTTTCCACTTGCGATTTTATGCTAGCAAAGGGAGTATCAGCGCTTTTCTCTTCTGCGCAAACGGGATTAATCAGGCACAGTAATACCATGGCAGGCATCATATTCTTGAACATAACGGGGCTCGATGTGAAAGGCCCGCTGGCGCGGGCCAAATTGATTAGCGTCTAATGGGTTGTAGTACCAAGTAGCTCAGCAGTGCGGGTAATCCCATCACCGTCACCACAGCCAACCAGGTCCAGCGCAGGCGGGATTGAAGCTGGTGTTTTGTCACAAGCCAGAAGATGATGAATACACTGCTAATTTGCAGCAGTATGGCGACAGTGTATATGGTATTGGGGTACTGCTGTTTGCTGATTTGGTCAAGGCTTAAAAAGCGTTTCTCAAACGGGTCTATAGTGTGCATCACCAATTCTTCTGAAGCATAAATAAATGGCGAAATCATAAAGCCGAAATGCCGTACCCAAGCTGGGTTTCGGTGTACGGTGAATTCACGAGCCCCAAGTTGCTCAACAGAGCCGTCCAGGCGGGCGACAAACACTTCTGCGCCGGGCCGGTCAAAGCCGTAATAATCTTCACCCAAGAAAAGTAGCAGGTAACCATCTGCAACTGAAAAGCCATAGCCGAACTCCGCGTTTTGTGTACTTTGTGGATAGCCAAATTGATAATCCACATGAGCTGAGGAGAAATCATCCTGAAGGGTTCGAGGATCAAACAAAATTAAGTGCTTGTTAGTTGAAATCATCGGCATCTCTGCCGGACCCCATATACCGCTTGTGTAGAATTCACCTTGAGCGGGTTGGTGTTTCAACAGCAAAGCTCGGCTCTCGAAGTCCATTTTGAAGAGCGAGTCTTGTGTCGATAAGTATCTACCGCCACTCAAATGAGGGATTTGTGCAAACCTGTCAGCTTCATTCACATCGTTTAAATCTGCAATGAACCCTTTTGTACCAATAGCACCAGTAAATTGATTAGTGCGACTATTGATGCCAATTAGCAGCATTTCATCATGGGAAAACTTCCAACTTTCTTCAAATTCTGGATGGCTGAGATTGTCACTGTTATCAAAGCGGTGAAGTTGCTGAGAATAGGGTGGTTGCCAAGGGGTGATAGGCAAACTTTTGCGTTTAGCCAGAGTTGCCTGGTATGCATAGTGTTCAGCTTGTGGATGATCGCTGTTCTCAAGTACATAACCTATGGCATTTTTAAAGTTGTTTTCCCAGATCTTTTGCATTGAGCCGGGTTTCGCTGATGAATCAGGGTGACTTCCCAATACCGCTAATGGCAGATGATAAGTAATCACCGTCGTAAACAGCAGCACTAAGGCAATGCCATAACTGGTGCCTGCGGCCAGCAATCCCGTGCCAAGGGCAGATTTAATCGGGCTATTCAGGTCTGGTTTGAAACTCTGAAGATTCAAATAAAACAGGGCTGGTAGCAGTATCAATAAGGGTAGGTATTGTGCCAGGGCGTTATTGGGCTCAGGGAAAAACGCAATGGTCATGGCATAGAAACACAGGATCACAAACTTGGAGCGATGCAAAACCGTTAACGTTCCCAGCATGTAACAGGCGATGCAGAGCAGTGTAATGTAAAGCGTGAACAGATAATGTCGGGTATCCACCACTTTATCGGTAAACACATCATAGCCGATCGAAGTGAGCATGAGCGACAGAAATACAGTCATTGTAATGACCGCGACTCCTGAAAGCAGCAGGCTCAAATAGATAGTTTTTGGCGACATAGGGCGATGTAACAAGAACAGCCAATAGTTCTTTTTACGCCACAATATCCCGTGCAGGAGTCCAAACGCTAAAGCCAAGGTGATAAATGCCAGGGTAAGCAAAAAGCCCATATTGCGATGTAAAATATCCCAAAAGCCCAATTTGGGTAACATAAAATAGGCTGTCATGAACAACACCAGGCTAATAAAGGTCCCTTTACGCAACCTCATTAGTTCACTTTTAAACAATGCCAACATGATTATAACTCCAGAGGTTTACTGTGATTGCGGGTAAGAAAAGCGTTAACCGCTGATTCCAGGTTGATTGGGAGTGGTTGCATGAATGTTGCACCTTGATGTTTCAGGTAACTGGCAAAGTCTGCTTTGCAATCAGCCACGACAATATGATGACGTCCCTCAATGTTACGGCTACTTAGAAAGCCCGGAATAGCCGCAGGGTCGAAGGGTTTGCCATCAAAATCCACCGACCAGGAGGCAATTCTGGCAACAAAGTCTTCCGGTGCGCTGTTGTTGATGAGGCGTCCTTGCTCCATCAAAATCAGATTGTCGGCAACGCGTTCAATCTCTTCCATTTGATGTGAGCAATAGATAATGGATGCCTGATGTTCGGTGCCGATAAAGAGCAGTGATTCAAGAAAGCTTTGCTTCGCTACCACATCCAGGCCTAACGTAGGCTCATCTAAAATGAGCAAATCCGGTTGTTGTGCCAAAGCCAACGACAGACTTAATCCGGCGCGTTCTCCTCGCGATAAACCTGTTATTTTTTGCTTAGAGTCGATATCAAAATAACTGACAGTACGATCAAATACGATTTGCTGCCATTTGGGATAAAAGCCACGTTGTAACGCAATTACACTTTCTACTGTCATCCAATCAGGCAGGGTATGCTCTTCATTGACGTAACCGACTCGCCCGCGATCCCCAGGAGATAAGTGCTGAGAGTTTTTACCTAAGACGTGGCAACTGCCACTAGTGGGGGTATCCATACCCAGTAGCAGCCGGAATAAGGTGGACTTACCCGCGCCATTACTGCCGACTATGGCATGAATACCACCTTCGGCAACCGACAAGGTAAAGTTGTCCAATGCCTTTTTGTGTCCAAATGATCGGGTTAGAGAGTCTGTCTCTATACACGCAGAAGCCATATCATTCTCCATTTGACGTAGCAGCGGTTTCCAGACGATGCAGGGCATCGCTAACTGCGGCTACGACTTCTTGTTTGCTGTAATCCAAATAGGCGACTTCGTTAACGAAAGTGGCCAAAGCCTGTTGCAGTTTTTGTTGTTGTTCAGCGTCACTCAACCTCTGCCTTTGTGGAGCTATGAACAAGCCGAGTCCTTGTCGAGATTCTACAAGTCCTTGGTTGTTTAACTCGTTGTAAGCTTTGGCGACAGTATTGGCATTTACCATCAATTGCAGGGCAAGACCGCGGACGCTAGGCAGCTTTGCACCAACGGGTAACTCTCCCCGGGCAATCTGAATGCGAATTTCATCCACAATTTGCTTGAAAATGGGGCGCGGATCACCGGTGGTTATCTGCATATTGAGGGTAATTGATTTTGACATACACAACTAAACTGTACTATCTGTAGTGGTACAGTATATACAGTTTTGTGAGTTTGCAACAAAGAATCTCTGAAATGGTTTTCAGTAGATTGTAAACTTTTGTTTTAATAGGAATTTATGTGCTTATTGGGCTCTGATACAGTGCTTGCCCGCAGATTTAGCTTGGTACATAGCGTTATCTGCGCGCTCCAGCCACAGATCAATGCTGTCATCGGCACTCACTTCACTGAGGCCGATGCTGCAACTCACCATGGCATTTTGGGCAAATTGCGCCTGATCCAGCTCTTTTTGTAAACGCAGTGCAAAGCGTTCAGCTTCGCTGGATAACGCACCAGGGCAGAGCACTACAAATTCATCGCCGCCCCAGCGACCTATGATGTCTGTTTCCCGCGCACAGCGTTTGAGTAAGGCGGCGAATTGCTCAAGTACGGCATCACCGACATTGTGGCCGTAATAATCATTGAGGTGCTTGAAGTCATCAATATCAATGAACACCAGTGAGCACTCATTGATACCGCGTTTTTTGCGTTTGATATGCTCCTCTGCTTCAGCGGTGATCTGGACCCGATTGTACAGGTCTGTAAGAGGGTCGTGGGTGGAAAGATAATGCAGACGGTCATTTTTCTTTTTCAATGCCGACTGCAAACTCTCAAGTGCTCGGTTCTTCTCTTCAATTCGGTTGCGATAGCGCACGGTTATAGCGTGGCGGATCAATAAAAAGATGAGTAGTACTAATATCGGTCCGGCGATTTTGGCGGTTAACCAAACATCCACTTCTTTGATAATTTTGACATTGTTCCAACGTCGATAAATATCATTGTGCTGCTGGGCGCTTATCTGGTCAATGGCCTGATCAATTGCGGGTACAAGGTGACTATACTCTTTGATGACACCCACTCTGAGTTCATCGTCTAGTCCAATCCAACCGGTAATACGCAACTCGCTTAAGCCATTTTTTTGAATATGTTCCATGATGGTGTGCATTGAGCCTACCATCACATCAATATCGCCTGCGGCCAAAAGTCTTATCCCCGCTTGTTCTGTGGGTACTTCATAAATAGGTACGTCGGGATAGTATTTATTGATGTGTTCGTGCTGTCGGTAACCTTTAACCACACCCACTTTTTCGGTTTTTATCATGGCGAGGTTGGGAATAGGTGTGCCTTCGCTATGGGTGATAATGACATTCGGCGCTTTAAAGATTACCTGGCTGAAATCCAAAAAAGTAGAACGCTGCACCGTCTGATTGAGAAAAGGAGTAACGTGGCAGTTTCCATTTTGCAGCTGTTGCAACGATTCCACCCATGATTGCGTTGTGATCAGGTTAAATTCCAATCCTGAATATTGGGAGATTAAATCCAGATAGTCTCTGGACATGCCCACATGGCGATTATCCTGCAACCCTTCATAGGGTAACCAATTCGTGTCTACACAATAATTGAGTGCCTGCGTTGATTGTGCCTGCGATGTCGATGTGAAAAGCCACGTAAGCACGGCAATAATCAAGCTGAATTTCCTGTCCAATGGTGAGCTCTAGGTTTTCCCGTTTGTAGTTGAGTATAGCTTATTTTTTGAGCTGGCAAGTTGGATTCAATACATTCAACAGTCTCAGTTGTACCGGGTAATTCAATCATGCTTAGATTTCCTGTTACTAAATCCCAAAAATTCTTATTAATAGTGTGACCATGAACAAAATGTAATCAAATAAAGCGTTGACATTTTCTCATTTTGCGCCAGAATAACCGCATTCGAATGGTGTTCGAATGCGGTTATTCATTATGCAAATAGGCCAAAACGAATATCTCATTATTGTTTATAGGGTATTTTTATGGCTCCAGCTCCTAAATTTAGTGTCGCCACACAACAGGAAATGATCCTCAATGCGGCGGTACAAAGTATTTCTGAAACCTCGGTAACAGACTTCACGATGGCCAGTGTGGCAAGACTGGCCAAACTGTCCATGGGCAGTATTTACAAGTTTGTACAAAGTAAAGAAGACATCGTCCTGGCTTTGGCGCACCAGTCTTTTACCCACCTGTCCGCCACTTTTCAGAAAGTGTTGGCGTTGCCGTTAAGTGCGCCAGAAAAGCTGGTGGCGGTTTGTCTGATATCTCCGGCCAAAACACAGCTGTTTGAGTTTGAACACGATTTGCAATCCTACGCCACCAATGAAGCGGTGATACGCCGTGCGTCGCCTATGTGGACCAACAAAATGATTGAGGCCTGTGGTCACTGCGAATCTATTTTTAAACTGACTTTAGCCAATGACATTAAAGCCGGGGAGCTGGAGCAGGTGCCGAACCTGAATGAAGTTATCGAAGAGATTGTGATTTCAGGCTGGGCAATGACCGTAGGTTACGAAGAAGTGCGCCGGGTGAAGCAGACGAGCGAGGTGATTGACGGTACTGATTCACTGCAAGAGCCACTGGCATTAAACGACCCTATGGTGCGCAGTATGGTGCGATTGCTGAATACCTATCCGTGGCGCAAGCCGCTTACACAGCAGTCTCTGCAGCTGATTGAACAACAATTGATTTCGCTAGATTTACGTTGAGGATGACGACTATGAAAATTAAAGCATGGATATTGAGTATTGGCCTGGTGAGCAGTGTTATTGCCGGCCTTGGGTTTGTGAAATATTCGCAGGTGATGGCTGCGATTGCATTTGGCGAGTCTTTCCCTGAGCCTTCAGCCAGTGTGCAAAGTACCATAGTACAAGTGAGTCAGTATCGGCCAATAAGTAAAGTGGTGGGGCAGTTACAGTCGCCAAAGCATCTGGTGGTGAGTAATGAATATGCCGGTCCCATTACCTATGTGGGATTTGCACCGGGTGATTATGTGCAAGCAGGTGAGGTGTTAATTGAGCAAGATGTGGCATTAGAGAAGGCAGAACTGTCTGCGGCACAATCGCGCCTGAGATTAGCGCAAGTGACATTATCTCGTCGGGTGAGTTTGTTAAAGCAGAACCGTGCCAGCCAAGGGGAAGTGGATGAGGCGGAAGCGAATGTCGCTGTTGCCCAGGCAGAAGTGAGTCGTTTAGCCACTATCATAAGCCGCAAAACTATTACCGCCCCTTTTGCCGGGCAAGTGGGCCTGGAGCAATATCAAACCGGACAATTATTAGCGGCCAATACTTCATTGACCACGCTGGTGGGGCAGGGAGATAAAATCTGGGTGGATTTTTCTATTCCGCAAACTCAAATCCAGATTGCCACTGGCGACACTGTGATGATTCATTCCGCTGTGGCTAACAGTCAGCCAATTTCCGCAAAAGTCATGGCGCGAGAGGCGTCGGTGAATGCCAATTCCAGACAATTGCGCTATCGCGCCGAATTGGACAACACCAGCAATACCTTGAGTCACAATCAGATGGTCACGGTGCACGTGCCTGGCCCGGCTAAGCAAGTGGTGTTGGTGCCTGTCAGTGCCATTACCCGCAATCACTTCGGCGAGTTTGTTTATCAACTGCAAAAAGATGCGCAACAAAACTGGCGCGCCAAGCCGATAAAGGTAGAGTTGGGACCGCGTCAGGGAGAGCAACAAATCGTATTGTCTGGCTTAACCGGCGGTGAGTTCATTGCTGCTCAAGGGGCATTCAAGTTATCCGAAGGTTTATTGGTGTATACCGAGCAAGCCAATAGCAGCACTGTAACAGCAGGGAGCCTGTAATGAGCACCTTGCATGAGAACAAACCCTCTTGGGTGGATATCTTTGTCAGTCGTCCTGCCCTTGCCATTGTTATCTCGGTATTAATCATTTTGGCTGGGTTGAACGCGGCACAGAAAATCTCAGTGCAGCAATTTCCTCAAATCAAAAGCGCTTCATTAGTGATTGATACCGTTTATACCGGGGCATCGGCGGATGTGGTAAAAGGCTATGTGACTGAGCCCATTGAGCGGGTCACCTCCACCATTCCCGGCGTGGATTACGTGGATTCGGTTACCACTGCGGGATTGAGCAAGGTAACGGCCTGGTTGGAGTTAAATCACGACACCACAGACGCGTTGGCAGAACTGACTACTAAACTAAATCAAATTAAATTTGAATTGCCGGTAGGTGTTGAAGACCCCTTTATTCAGATAGTACGCGCCGACAGTCCTTATGCGGTATTTTACCTGGATGTGGCATCACAAAGCTTGCCCCGTAGTGAAGTCAGTGATTATCTGGTGCGCAATATCGTGCCAGCGCTTAACGATATTAAAGGGGTGCAAAAAGTTACGTTGGAAGGTGGCCGAGACCCAGCCATGCGTATCTGGTTAGATCCCGATAAGCTGGCCATGTATGACCTCAGTGCCGCCGATGTATTCGCTGCGCTGCAAGCCAATAACACCATTGCCACCCTGGGCTACAGTGAAAACAATCGTCAGCGCATTGATTTGTTGGCCAACACCAGTCTGAAAAGCATCAGTGATTTTGAGCAGCTGATCATTCGTGATGTAGCTGGCAGCCAGCTGCGTCTGGGCACCATTGCTGAGATTGAAGTTGGCGAAGCACAAGGCATGGTAACCGCTCGTCTGGATGATAAAAACACCGTGTTCCTGGCGATTTGGGCATTACCGGGCGCCAATGAAATTGATATCGGTGACGGCTTGTACAAGAAGCTGGATGAGCTGAATCCATTGCTTCCTGCGGGAATGCAAATCGATATCGGCTACGACGGTACCTTGTATATGCGCGACTCGATTAAGGAGATCTTCACCACGTTGGCAGAGACTGTCTTGCTGGTGGGCCTGGTGGTCCTGGTAATGATGGGGTCGTTCCGCACGGCACTGGTACCTCTGGTGACCATTCCCATTTCTATTTTAGGGGCGATAGCGGTTATTTCGCTATTGGGCTTTTCCCTGAATCTGCTGACAATCCTGGCCATTGTATTATCGGTGGGCTTGGTGGTGGATGATGCCATTGTGGTGGTGGAAAACGTCGCCCGCCATATGCGCGAAGGTAAGTCCCGCCTCTATGCTGCGCTCATTAGCTCGCGTCAGCTGTTGATGCCGATTATCGCTATGACACTAACACTGGCGGCGGTGTATGCGCCCATTGGTTTTCTCACCGGGTTAACCGGGTTCTTATTTCGAGAGTTTGCCTTTACCCTGGCGATTGCCGTACTGATATCAGGTGTGGTAGCAATCACTCTGTCACCGATTATGAGTGCTTGGGTAAACCCTGAAGGCGGTAAAGAGGGGCCATTTACTCGACGGGTTAATCAGCAATTTGATCGCCTGCAAGACTTCTACAGCCGCTTATTGGAGCGTCTCTTCCAGTATCGCGCTCAGGTGTTTTTT includes these proteins:
- a CDS encoding ABC transporter ATP-binding protein, with protein sequence MASACIETDSLTRSFGHKKALDNFTLSVAEGGIHAIVGSNGAGKSTLFRLLLGMDTPTSGSCHVLGKNSQHLSPGDRGRVGYVNEEHTLPDWMTVESVIALQRGFYPKWQQIVFDRTVSYFDIDSKQKITGLSRGERAGLSLSLALAQQPDLLILDEPTLGLDVVAKQSFLESLLFIGTEHQASIIYCSHQMEEIERVADNLILMEQGRLINNSAPEDFVARIASWSVDFDGKPFDPAAIPGFLSSRNIEGRHHIVVADCKADFASYLKHQGATFMQPLPINLESAVNAFLTRNHSKPLEL
- a CDS encoding efflux RND transporter permease subunit is translated as MSTLHENKPSWVDIFVSRPALAIVISVLIILAGLNAAQKISVQQFPQIKSASLVIDTVYTGASADVVKGYVTEPIERVTSTIPGVDYVDSVTTAGLSKVTAWLELNHDTTDALAELTTKLNQIKFELPVGVEDPFIQIVRADSPYAVFYLDVASQSLPRSEVSDYLVRNIVPALNDIKGVQKVTLEGGRDPAMRIWLDPDKLAMYDLSAADVFAALQANNTIATLGYSENNRQRIDLLANTSLKSISDFEQLIIRDVAGSQLRLGTIAEIEVGEAQGMVTARLDDKNTVFLAIWALPGANEIDIGDGLYKKLDELNPLLPAGMQIDIGYDGTLYMRDSIKEIFTTLAETVLLVGLVVLVMMGSFRTALVPLVTIPISILGAIAVISLLGFSLNLLTILAIVLSVGLVVDDAIVVVENVARHMREGKSRLYAALISSRQLLMPIIAMTLTLAAVYAPIGFLTGLTGFLFREFAFTLAIAVLISGVVAITLSPIMSAWVNPEGGKEGPFTRRVNQQFDRLQDFYSRLLERLFQYRAQVFFVAIVFSLLSVPFYLLSQKELAPIEDQSSIQVVVEAPPESSQQYTAQQMNQTAEVMNATEGGKFTWQIVTAAAGFGGVELQPFEEREHAVHDLLFDLYGRLGSVSGLSLFPILPAALPTAGQFDVELVVRAGDDPRTMKRYADEILAQAEASGNFMFVNTDLKIDLPQAELELNKELIADLGLTLQSVNEQLAILMSNNFANYFNKEGKAYRVIPIVGEVDRFNPENVLSMKVRNDAGDLIPVSAFAELRTFTSPRVLGSFNQQNSFRILAGVLPHITKEQGLVTVENIAANVLPASYSVDYAGESRQLRKEGNTMVGVLLVSIIVVYFLLTIQFNSFRDPLVVILGCAPLALAGALMLPFISLTTINIYSQIGLITLIGLIAKNGILIVEFAKHLQLEGKTKLEAIKGSAANRLRPILMTTAATVLGHFPLVLVTGAGAEARNSIGVILVVGMVIGTFFTLILLPLLYQVLAKEHKPHNIEQWQEQSAVDIKQAA
- a CDS encoding GntR family transcriptional regulator: MSKSITLNMQITTGDPRPIFKQIVDEIRIQIARGELPVGAKLPSVRGLALQLMVNANTVAKAYNELNNQGLVESRQGLGLFIAPQRQRLSDAEQQQKLQQALATFVNEVAYLDYSKQEVVAAVSDALHRLETAATSNGE
- a CDS encoding TetR/AcrR family transcriptional regulator gives rise to the protein MAPAPKFSVATQQEMILNAAVQSISETSVTDFTMASVARLAKLSMGSIYKFVQSKEDIVLALAHQSFTHLSATFQKVLALPLSAPEKLVAVCLISPAKTQLFEFEHDLQSYATNEAVIRRASPMWTNKMIEACGHCESIFKLTLANDIKAGELEQVPNLNEVIEEIVISGWAMTVGYEEVRRVKQTSEVIDGTDSLQEPLALNDPMVRSMVRLLNTYPWRKPLTQQSLQLIEQQLISLDLR
- a CDS encoding diguanylate cyclase, with translation MIIAVLTWLFTSTSQAQSTQALNYCVDTNWLPYEGLQDNRHVGMSRDYLDLISQYSGLEFNLITTQSWVESLQQLQNGNCHVTPFLNQTVQRSTFLDFSQVIFKAPNVIITHSEGTPIPNLAMIKTEKVGVVKGYRQHEHINKYYPDVPIYEVPTEQAGIRLLAAGDIDVMVGSMHTIMEHIQKNGLSELRITGWIGLDDELRVGVIKEYSHLVPAIDQAIDQISAQQHNDIYRRWNNVKIIKEVDVWLTAKIAGPILVLLIFLLIRHAITVRYRNRIEEKNRALESLQSALKKKNDRLHYLSTHDPLTDLYNRVQITAEAEEHIKRKKRGINECSLVFIDIDDFKHLNDYYGHNVGDAVLEQFAALLKRCARETDIIGRWGGDEFVVLCPGALSSEAERFALRLQKELDQAQFAQNAMVSCSIGLSEVSADDSIDLWLERADNAMYQAKSAGKHCIRAQ
- a CDS encoding efflux RND transporter periplasmic adaptor subunit, with product MKIKAWILSIGLVSSVIAGLGFVKYSQVMAAIAFGESFPEPSASVQSTIVQVSQYRPISKVVGQLQSPKHLVVSNEYAGPITYVGFAPGDYVQAGEVLIEQDVALEKAELSAAQSRLRLAQVTLSRRVSLLKQNRASQGEVDEAEANVAVAQAEVSRLATIISRKTITAPFAGQVGLEQYQTGQLLAANTSLTTLVGQGDKIWVDFSIPQTQIQIATGDTVMIHSAVANSQPISAKVMAREASVNANSRQLRYRAELDNTSNTLSHNQMVTVHVPGPAKQVVLVPVSAITRNHFGEFVYQLQKDAQQNWRAKPIKVELGPRQGEQQIVLSGLTGGEFIAAQGAFKLSEGLLVYTEQANSSTVTAGSL